In the Streptomyces coeruleoprunus genome, TGCAGCACGGGGAAGACGACGTCGACCTCGCCGAGGGCCTTGGGCACGGAGCTGGGCTCGGTGTAGACGATCTCGCGGCTGGTCGGGTCGGCGGAGAGCACGACGCTGCCCTCGCCGGGCTCGGCGAGGTCGTCGACGCTGGGCAGCTTCCGGTCTGCGATGGCCATCCGCTCCGGGGCGTCCGCGGTCAGCGCCCAGCGGCCGTCCACGGTGATGCCGATCGGGAGCACGTCGTAGCGGTCCCGGTCGATGGCGCGCAGGACGGCGCCGGCGGTGACGACGGAGATGGCGTGCTCGGAGCTGCGTCCGCCGAAGACGACGGCCACACGCGGCTTACGCCCGGTGCTGGTGGGGAGGTTCTCGCTGCTCATATCGCGATGAGGGTACCCGTTCGTACAGGCGGCGTCAGCGCCGCTCGGGCTTGGCGCTGCGCGACATCAGCTCCTTGAGCGCCACCAGCGGCGGCTTTGCCTCGTGGACGATGTCGACGACGGTTTCGGTGATGGGCATGTCGACGCCGTGCCGGCGGGCCAGGTCCAGCACCGACTGGCAGGACTTGACGCCCTCGGCGGTCTGCTTGGTGACGGCGATGGTCTCGGCGAGCGTCATGCCCTTGCCGAGGTTGAAGCCGAAGGTGTGGTTCCGGGACAGCGGCGAGGAGCAGGTGGCGACGAGGTCGCCGAGTCCCGCGAGGCCGGAGAAGGTGAGCGGGTCGGCGCCCATGGCGAGGCCGAGGCGGGTGGTCTCGGCGAGGCCGCGGGTGATGAGGGAGCCCTTGGCGTTGTCGCCGAGGCCCATGCCGTCGGCGATGCCCACGGCGAGGCCGATGACGTTCTTGACGGCTCCGCCCAGTTCGCAGCCGACGACGTCGGTGTTGGTGTAGGGGCGGAAGTACGGGGTGTGGCAGGCGGCCTGGAGGCGGCGGGCGACGTCCTCGTCGCGGCAGGCGACGACGGACGCGGCCGGCATGCGGGCCACGATCTCCTTGGCGAGGTTGGGTCCGGTGACCACGGCGACGCGGTCCGCGGAGACCTCGGCGACCTCCTGGACGACCTCGCTCATCCGCTTGCAGGTGCCGAGTTCGATGCCCTTCATGAGGGAGACGAGGACGGTGTCGGGGGCGAGCTTGGGCGCCCACTCGGCGAGGTTGCCGCGGAGGGTCTGGGAGGGGATGGCCAGCACGGTGAACGCGGCGCCGGCGGCGGCCTCCGCGGGGTCCGTGGTGGCGCGGAGGTTCGCGGGGAGTTCGACGCCCGGGAAGTAGTCCGGGTTGGTGCGGGTGGTGTTGATGGCGTCGGCGAGCTCGGCGCGGCGGCCCCAGAGGGTCACGTCGCAGCCCGCGTCGGCGAGGACCATGCCGAACGCCGTACCCCACGAGCCGGTTCCGAAGACGGCTGCCTTGACGGGGTGTGTCACTTGGCTTCCTCCCCTGCGGCCTTGCGGCGCTGCTCCAGCCGGGCCTTGCGGTGGTCGTACGGCTCGTCGGGGGCCTTCTCGCCGCGGATCTCCTCCAGGAGCGCGGTGATGGCCGCCATGATCGTTTCGGTGGCCTCGCGCAGCACCTCGGGGGTGGGCTCGAGGTCGTAGAAGCGCGACAGGTCGACGGGCGGGCCGGCCAGGACGGTCAGCGTCTTGCGGGGGAACAGGCGGACCTTGTTCTCCTTGGCGTACGGCGGCATCGCCAGGTTGGCGCCCCACTGGGCGACGGGGATGACCGGCACCTTGGTGAGCAGGGCGACGCGGGCGGCGCCGGTCTTGCCGGCCATGGGCCACATCGCGGGGTCGCGGGTGAGGGTGCCCTCGGGGTAGAACGCCACGCACTCGCCGCGCTCGATGGCGGCGACGGCGGCCCGGAAGGCGTCCAGCGCGTTGGTGGTCTCGCGGTAGACGGGGATCTGGCCGGTGCCGCGCAGCATCGTGCCGACGAAGGAGCCCTTGAAGAGGGCGGCCTTGGCCAGGAAGCGCGGTACGCGCCCGGTGTTGTACTGGAAGTGCGCGTACGACAGCGGGTCGAGGTACGAGTTGTGGTTGACGGCGGTGATGAATCCCCCGTCGGCCGGAATGTGCTCCATTCCCCGCCAGTCCCGCTTGAACAGAACCACCAGCGGTGGTTTTGCGATGACCGCCGCAAGGCGGTACCAGAAGCCGATTCTGCGGCGGGACACGCGGGCACCTTCCTGTGGGACTGCTGTGGATCTCTGTTGCCGGGGGTCAAGTGTCGCCCCATGCCCCTGGTCTGTCGAGAACACCGTACGCCCCGGCTTCCCGGCCGGCTCCCCGGGCCGTGTCGTGGCGGCGCCACAATGGGGCGGATGGACACGGACGAAGAGCCCGGGCCCTGGTCACTGGTCGTCCCGCTGAAGCCCCTTGCCCTGGCGAAGAGCAGGCTGGCGGGGGTGTTCGGCGCGACGGAGCGGCGGCGGCTGGCGCTGGCGTTCGCGCAGGACACGGTGGTGGCGGCGCTGGCCTGCCGGGAGGTGCGGGATGTGGTGGTCGTCACGGACGACCGGGTGGCGGCCCCGGCGCTGGCCGCCCTGGGGGCGCGGATCGTGCCGGACCGCCCGGCGGCGGGGCTCAACGCCGCCCTGGCGTACGGGGCCGAGGTGGTGCGGGCGGGGCGTTCCCGGGCGCCGGTGGCGACGCTGAACGCGGATCTTCCGGCGCTGCGCCCGGCGGAGCTGGCGCGGGTGCTGGAGGCCGCGGGGGGATTTCCGCGGGCTTTTCTCGCGGATGCCGCCGATATCGGTACGACTTTGCTGGCGGCCGCCCCGGGAATTGAATTGCGCCCGGCTTTCGGGGGTGCGTCGCGGCTGCGGCATTTGTCGTCGGGCGCGGTGGAAATCCGGCTGCCGGGCGTGGCTTCCGTACGGCGGGACGTGGACACCGGTGAGGATCTGCGGGCGGCGCTGGAACTGGGCGTGGGGCCGCGTACGGCGGAGCGGTGCCGGGCGGGGCGGCCGACCGGGCGGGTGGCCGGATAGGCTGCGGTGCATGCAGGCGACCGCGTACACGTACGACCCCGAGACCCGCAGCGGGAGTGTGCTGCTCGACGACGGCACCCCGGTGGAGTTCAGCACCGCGGCCTTCGACGCGGGCGGGCTGCGGCTGCTGCGGCCGGGGCAGCGGGTGCGGATCGAGACCGAGGGCAACGGCGAGTCGCTGCGGATCACGCTGGTGACGCTGCAGACGTTCTGACCCACGGCGGAACACGCCGGGAGGCCGCGGAGCGTGCCGGCGCACGTGGGCCGTTCTGACGAAACGCCGCCGTCCCGACACACCGCGGGCCGGACTCCCCGGAGGGAGTCCGGCCCCGCGTGTGAGTGGCTCTGTGGGGTCGCGCCGCTTACTTCTTGCGGGCGGTGGTGGCCTTCTTGGCCGTGGTGGTCTTGCGCGCGGTGGTCTTCTTGGCGGGCGCCTTCTTGGCCGTGGCCTTCTTCGCGGGCGCGGTCTTCGCGGCCGTGGTCTTCTTGGCCGCGGCGGTGGTCTTCTTCGCCGGTGCCGCCTTCTTGGCCGCGGCGGTGGTCTTCTTGGCGGCGGCGGTGGTCTTCTTCGCCGGTGCCGCCTTCTTGGCGGCGGCGGCCTTCTTCGCCGGGGTGACCTTCTTGGCGGCCGCCTTCTTGGTCACGGCCTTCTTGGCGGCGGCCTTCTTCGCGGCGGTGGCCGTCGGGCCGGTGAGGCTGCCCTTCGGGGCCTTCTTGACGGCGACCTCGCCGCCCCTGGGCAGCTTCTTCGAGCCGCTCACCAGGTCCTTGAAGCCCTGA is a window encoding:
- a CDS encoding HU family DNA-binding protein, which gives rise to MNKAQLVEAIADKMGGRQQAADAVDAVLDAIVRAVVGGDRVSVTGFGSFEKVERPARYARNPQTGERVRVKKTSVPRFRAGQGFKDLVSGSKKLPRGGEVAVKKAPKGSLTGPTATAAKKAAAKKAVTKKAAAKKVTPAKKAAAAKKAAPAKKTTAAAKKTTAAAKKAAPAKKTTAAAKKTTAAKTAPAKKATAKKAPAKKTTARKTTTAKKATTARKK
- the cofC gene encoding 2-phospho-L-lactate guanylyltransferase gives rise to the protein MDTDEEPGPWSLVVPLKPLALAKSRLAGVFGATERRRLALAFAQDTVVAALACREVRDVVVVTDDRVAAPALAALGARIVPDRPAAGLNAALAYGAEVVRAGRSRAPVATLNADLPALRPAELARVLEAAGGFPRAFLADAADIGTTLLAAAPGIELRPAFGGASRLRHLSSGAVEIRLPGVASVRRDVDTGEDLRAALELGVGPRTAERCRAGRPTGRVAG
- a CDS encoding NAD(P)H-dependent glycerol-3-phosphate dehydrogenase encodes the protein MTHPVKAAVFGTGSWGTAFGMVLADAGCDVTLWGRRAELADAINTTRTNPDYFPGVELPANLRATTDPAEAAAGAAFTVLAIPSQTLRGNLAEWAPKLAPDTVLVSLMKGIELGTCKRMSEVVQEVAEVSADRVAVVTGPNLAKEIVARMPAASVVACRDEDVARRLQAACHTPYFRPYTNTDVVGCELGGAVKNVIGLAVGIADGMGLGDNAKGSLITRGLAETTRLGLAMGADPLTFSGLAGLGDLVATCSSPLSRNHTFGFNLGKGMTLAETIAVTKQTAEGVKSCQSVLDLARRHGVDMPITETVVDIVHEAKPPLVALKELMSRSAKPERR
- a CDS encoding lysophospholipid acyltransferase family protein, with the protein product MSRRRIGFWYRLAAVIAKPPLVVLFKRDWRGMEHIPADGGFITAVNHNSYLDPLSYAHFQYNTGRVPRFLAKAALFKGSFVGTMLRGTGQIPVYRETTNALDAFRAAVAAIERGECVAFYPEGTLTRDPAMWPMAGKTGAARVALLTKVPVIPVAQWGANLAMPPYAKENKVRLFPRKTLTVLAGPPVDLSRFYDLEPTPEVLREATETIMAAITALLEEIRGEKAPDEPYDHRKARLEQRRKAAGEEAK